One Vicinamibacterales bacterium genomic window, GGACCTTCGTCGGCGTCGTCGTCGGCGCCACCGGCATCGTCACCTGCCGCGCCCGCGGCACTTGATGCACCTGACGCACCCGCCGCCCCGGCCGCGACTCCCTCCGCCCCGCCGCGGCGTCCGCGACGCCGGCGCCGGCGCTTGCGGCTGCCGTCGCCCTGGCCCGGCTGCGGGCCCTGGCCCTGCGGTCCGGTTCCGGTGGGCACGAAGCCCTCGAGTGAGCCACCCGTCGCCGGCGCGGCGGCCGGCTCGTCGTCATCGCGGTCACGCTCGCGGCGGATCGGCGCGTTGATCACCTCGGGCCGGTATTGCACGACGCCTTCGAGGGCGCGGACGCGGCGCTCGCTGAAATCGAGCCGGCTCGACAGCGACTCGACGCGCATGCGCAGGTTCTGCGCTTCGATGCCCATGCGGGTGGTTTCGAGCACGAGGTTGTGGAGCACCTCGTAGTAGAGCGCGTTCCACTCGGCGCGCGAGCGGTCGAACTCGATCTTGCGGCGCGACTCGCGCTTGAGCAGCATGACGTTGAATTCCGCCTGCTTGTGGATCACGTGCAGCAGGGGATTCGGGTTGAACATCAGCTTCAGCAGCGGGTTGAAGATCTTGCGCATCAGGCGCAGGATGCCGCGGTGCGTGGCGAAGATGTCCGCCTCGTCGGCGGTGTAGGGCGGCGTGATCGGCGCCGGCTCGGTGTTGACCGCCGGCCGGCTCTTGCGGAACTGCTCGAGCAGGTCGGAGCGGAGGTTGCGCGGCTCGAGGAACTTCTCGAGGCGCACCGACGCCAGCTCGCGGATTTGCTCTTCGGTGTAGTCGGCGCCGCGCTTCTCGAGAATGCGCTGGCGGATCTGCTTCATGATCTGCTCGACGTCGACCGACTCGGAACGAATAGTGAACTCGCTCATCGACTTAGGACCTCAGGACACGGACTTCGGCTGCTGCCGCCGCTTCCGGCTGGCAAACTCGGGTGCTTCTGCGATGCAGGTGCCGAGGATGCCGAGTGACTGCTTGAATGCGTGCATGCCGGCACGCGTGATCGCGGCGGGCGACTCGCCCACCTGCGGAAAGCCATTGGCATCGGGAGTCAGCTTCTCCCAGTTCTCGAACAGGCGCCCCCACGGGCTGGCCAGCGCCTCGCGCATCTGGCGCTCGGCGTTCATCGGGTACCAGAAGCTGTCGTGGTAAATCACGCTGGCGATGTAGGCCCAGGGCGCGAGCACCGTTTTCAACGACCACTCGATCGGTTTGCGCAGCGGCCCCCAGTAGATGTGGTGCTGCATCTTCGAGGCGAAGGTCATGTTCTTGAAGGGACCGGTGAACTGCCAGTTTTCCTTCGCCGCCTCGAGGTCGCCGACGATCTCGAGGTCGCGCGGGTCGCCGCAGCCGAGGCCGCGGTCGTGCGCCAGCCGGATGTACTTGATCGACATCGGGTCCATGCCCATCAGCTTGGCCGCCACCGCGTCGATGGCGACCTGGTCCGAACTGGCCAGCATCACGTTCTTGACGTGCGGCACCATGCAGCGCGGCCCGGGGCCGTCGCCGGCGAAGGTGCCGTCCATCACGGCGAACACGCCGCGGTGGATCTTCTTCTGGATCATCAGCAGGTCGACGAGGGTCTCGTGGATCACCGGGTGGGTCCAGTGGCGGCGCTCGTTCAGGAGCCCGCCAAACGCGTTCTTCATCGCCCCCGTCGTCGTCGTGAAGACGTGGGTCTTCACGGTCGGGAGGTGGATGATGTTCTCCCCGATGAAGCGCTTCGGGATCATGAAGCCGTCGGGGTAGACCTGGTTCAGGCAGAGGAACCGGTCGGCGAGCTCGCTGCCGACGGCGTCACGGACGTTGATCCAGGGTTCGTTGCCTTCGTAGAGGTGGACGTTGCGGATGCCGTGGGCCCGCACCACCGGCAGCTGCTTGTTCTCGGCTTCGCCCAGGTGGGCGTCGATCACCACGGTGCGGTTGTGGCAGGCATGGATCAGCGACGGGTCGTAGCCGTCCTGCTTCATCGCGCGGATGACGCCGTCCAGCTGCCACGGCGTGGTCGAGCAGCCGGGGAAGAAGAAATGCCACGAGATGTTGACCTTGAGCGCGGTATCGGCGTCCTTGGCGATGACGTCCTGGTAGCCGGCGAGGTTCATCACCGCGTGCGTGTCCCGGAGGACCGTCGCGGGCGAAGTCTTGAGTATGGCGACTTTTGAACGCGTCACGTGCCAGTTACGACGCGTACGGCCGATAGATGATCAGGACTACCGCAATGCCCCACAACGCCACGCAACTTAGCAGCGGGCGATCCCGCAACAGCATGTCCGAGGGGCTGCCGCCGCCGTGCTTGCGATGCACGAGGTACAGGTACCGGAAAATGCCGTAGATCGGGAACGGCGTGGTCAGCACCAGCAACGGGGTGCCAAACCGCTCGGCCGTCTCGGGGCTCGCGCAGTAGATGACGTAGACGACGAGTGTTGCCGCCGCCACGATCGCGATCATCTGATCGAGCAAGTACGGATCGTACTCCTCCAGAATTCGCCGGTGTCCCGACGCCCCATCGGCCAGCGCGGTGATTTCGTGCCGCCGCTTGGCCAGGCCCAGGAACAATGCCAGCAGGATGGTGCAGACCAGCAGCCAGTCGCTGATCGGCACTCCGATTACCAAACCACCTGCCACGGCCCGCAACACGAAGCCTATCGCGATCGTCATCACGTCGAGGATCACGACATGCTTGAGCACGTGCGTGTACAAGACGAAGAGCGCCAGGTACGCCGCGGCAGTCAACGCAAATACCGGCCGCAGCGCGTACGCGGCGGCCAACGCGGCCACGCTCAGGCCAATCGCCCACGCGAGGGCGGTGCCGGCGCCGAGCGCGCCTGAGGCGATCGGCCGCAGCCGCTTGAGCGGATGCCGGCGATCGGCCTCGCGATCCGAGACGTCGTTGATCAGGTAGACGCACCCGGAGAGCACGCAAAAAATCAAAAAGGCCGCCGAAGCAAGCGCCAAGGCGGCCGGGTCGAGCAATTTAACGGCAAAAATCAGCGCCGCAAAGACAATAAGGTTCTTGGTCCACTGATCCGGGCGGAGCGAAACGATCAGATTCGCGACCTCGGACCGCGTTCCCACTTACTTGTAGCTCTTGACGGCTTCCGCCTCCGAATCGAAGGTGTCGAATACCGTCAGCAACTTGGTGATCGACAGCAGGTCTTCGATCCGCTTGGTCAGGTTCAGCAGCTTGAGGCTGCCACCCTGCCGGCTGACCGTGGTGTAGGTGCGCACCACTTCGCCGAGGCCCGCGCTGTCGATGTAAGGCACGCCTTCGAGATTGAGCAACAGCTTCTTCTTGCCGGCGGCCAACAGGCTGTTGATCTTGTCTTTCAGCAACTCGTCGCCCTCGCCCAGGGTCATCTTGCCCTTGAGGTCGAGCACGGTCACCTCGTTCACGGTGCGTTCGACGATTTCCATTCGCTTAGTTCCCCTGCGTCGAGAAAACCCTTACAACACGGGCGTTTAGACGCCCCAAAAAGGTGCCGAATGTTACCACATTGCCGGCGGCGCGCGGCCGCCGGCAATGTGTAAGGCTATTCGCTCTCGCGTCGTGCTTTCTTGCGATTACGCTTCCGGGCGAGCGCCTGCTTCGCGCGGCGCTTGTCACCGGGCTTCAAGTAGAAGGAGTGCTTCTTGATGTCCTTGATGATGTCTTCCTGCTGCACCTTGCGCTTGAAACGTCGCAACGCGCTTTCGATCGACTCACCTTCCTGCAATTTCACTTCGGCCATCTGTAGTCACCCCCTCTCGACCAGAATTCATCCGGATCGTCACATCACGAGATCCGGGTCCCCTCGGCGCCCAATTGGCGGACGGGACAAGTATGCTAGGCTATCACAAACACAGACCCTGCCCACACCACAAACCAGGGCAGCCGATGACACGGATTGCACAGATAAACACTGTGTTATCTATTACTTACAGATACAGTCGCCGGGTTGTTCAACTCGGTTCTTCACGTAAAAGTCATTCGCCCTAACAATCCAATGCGCATCCTCGTTATTGGCTCCGGCGCGCGCGAGCACGCCCTGTCCTGGAAGCTGGGCCAGGAACCGCAGGTTGACTACTTACTCTGCGCTCCTGGCAACCCCGGAATGCATGTGGAGTCCGGCGCCGATGTGGCGTCCGGCTTCAGCCGGACTATTCCCTTCAATACCGTTCCCCTCGACATCCTCGACATCGACGCAGTGGTCCAGCTGGTCGAGCGCGAGCGGATCGATCTCACCGTGGTGGGCCCGGAAGCTCCGCTCGGACGCGGGCTCGCCGACCGGCTGGCCGCCGAAGGCCGGCGCGTGTTCGGCCCGACCCGCGCCGCCGCCCAGCTCGAGACCAGCAAGGCCTTCGCCAAGGACTTCATGGCGCGCCACCGCGTGCCCACCGCGCACTACCGTGTCTGCACGAGCGCGGAAGAAGCAACGGCCGCGATCCGCTCCGGAGAATTTGGTGATGCGTTGGTGGTGAAGGCCGACGGTCTGGCCGCCGGCAAGGGCGTGGTGGTGGCGCCGGATCGCGCGACGGCCGAAGCCGCCGTGCACGCCGCCATGGTCGATCGCAGCTTTGGCGATGCCGGGGCGCGCGTCGTGCTCGAGGAGATGCTGACAGGACCGGAAGTCTCGTTCTTCGTCGTCGCCGACGGCGAGGATTTCGTCCCCCTCCTGTCGGCGCAGGACCACAAGCGGATCTTCGACAACGACGAAGGGCCGAACACCGGTGGGATGGGCGCGTTCTGCCCGAGCCCACTGATGAGCGCCGCGCTGCAGGAGCGCGTCGTGCGCGAGATTGTCAGGCCCGTGCTCAACGGGATGGCCGCCGAGGGCACCCCGTACCGCGGGTTCCTCTACTGCGGCCTGATGCTGACGCCCACCGGCCCGAAGGTGATCGAGTTCAACGTCCGCTTCGGCGATCCTGAAGCGCAGGTTGTGCTTCCCCTGTTAAAGGAGCCGCTCGCCCCAGTCTTGTTGGCCGCAGCCCGTGGGGAATTGAAGTCGCCGTCATCTGTGCCATCTGCGGCCCTGGTTGATCCGGCGGCATCTGTGTCGGTCGGGGTCGTGTTAGCCGCCCATGGCTATCCCGGCGACGTTCGCTCCGGCGACGTCATCACCGGCCTGGACGAGGTGGCGCGCGACTGCCCGGATGTGTTGGTGTTTCACGCCGGCGTGAAACAGCGCGGCAACGACCTCGTCACCGCCGGCGGCCGCGTGCTCACCGTGGTGGCCACGGCGCCGTCGTTCGCGATCGCCATCGCCCGCGCCTACGAGGCGGCGAGCAAGATCCACTTCGACGGGATGCAGTTCCGGCGCGACATCGGCGCCAAAGCGATCGGCGCCGGATGATTTGTTGATCTCGTGATTTGGTGATTGGATGATTTGGGTTGCGGAATTTAGGAATTTAGGAATTTAGGAATTTAGGGACTTGGACTTCGGGACTTGGGGGGATTTGTCGGCTATCCGGAATCACCCACCCCTTAAATCATCAAATCCGTGACCAAAATCATCCAATCCCGTGACCAAAATCATCCAATCACCAACTCACGAGATCAACAAATCATCAAGGCGTGAGTAGCGCGTTGACCGCATCATCGATGTGGTTGCGGAAGGTGTTGGTGTTGTGGCCCTCCGGCACCTCGAGATAGGCCACCGGCGCGTTGACGCCGTCGAGCGTGGTGCGGAGGCGGCGGGCGCCGTCGATCATGGCGTCGTAGACCCCGCCGAGCACGAAGAACCGGATCGACACCGCCGACGCGCGCGCCTTTGCCTGGTTGGCAATCAGCGACGCGACCTGTTCCGGCGGCGCGATCGACGCGCACAGGCCGAACAGCGACGGGTACTCCACCGCCAGGTCCACGGCGCCATACCCGGCGAGCGAGCTGCCCAAAATGATGCGGTGGTCGGGCGCCGGAAACGTCCTGAATCGCTTGTCAACCAAGGGCACCAGCTCCGACGACATGAAGGCGCGCCACTTCGGGTTGCGCGAGTACTCCTCCTGCCGATCGCCGGGCTCCGAGAACACCGCGATTACCGGCGGAATGGCCCTTCGCGCGATCAGCCGGTCGAGCACGCGCGGGACATCCATCTTCTCGACGTAGTTAGCGCCGTCGAGCACGTAGATGACAGGATACAGCGTGTCGGTGGCGGCGGCGCCTGCCCCGAGCGCAGTCGAGGGGTAGCCGGGCGGGAGGTAGAACCACACGCGGCGTGGGCCGCCGAGCGATCGCGACGTCACCGTCTCGGCGATCAGCTCTCCGGCCGGCACCGGAGCGGTGTCGTCCACCTCCGGCTGCGCCTCCCAGAACGGCATGCGGATCTCCGAGCGCGGCCCGGCATAGGCCTGCACCGTGCGCGGGTTCAGCGGGTCGGCGACCGTGTCCTTGTCGAAGAAGAACACATACTCCGCGCGCGCGTTGGTGTACGAGGTTCCCTCGAGGTACGACCAGCTCGTGCCGTCGATCCGGGTCATCTTGCCGATCGCCATGTCGTAACCCTGCGGCGTCGCGGCCCAGGCGTTGAAGTCGCCGACAACCCGAGGCGTGACCCCGTTGACGTCCTTGGCGAAAAACACGAGGCGGGTCTGGTTTTCGATGACCGGCGTGCCGCCCTTCGCGGCCACGAAGCGTTCGACGGCGGCCTCGCGCTGATCCGAGTCGAGGTCCGGTAGCTGTCGCTTGAGCGCCGTCCACGTTTGCGGCTCGCCCGCGCAACCGATCAGGGTCAGTGCCAGCAGCACCAATAGCGCCTTAGGCACTCTTGGCACCTTTGCCCCCCTGTCCTTCGACAATCAGCTGCCCGCAGGCGGCCCGAATGTCGCGTCCCCGGCTCTTGCGCACCGACACGTTCAGCCCGCGGTCGGCCAGGATCTTCGCGAACGTGTTGATGGCCTCGTCAGATGGCCGCTCGAACGGGATGCCCGGCGCGGCGTTGAGGGGCAGCAGGTTGACCTTGGCCTTGACGCCCGACAACACCTTCACCAGCTTGCGTGCGTCCTGCGGCGAGTCGTTCACGCCGGCCAGCATCACGTACTCGAACATGATGCGGCGGCGCTTGCTGAGCGGGAACCGCTTGCAGGCGTCGATCACGTCCTGCATCGAGTATTTCTTGTTCAAGGGCACGATCGCCGCGCGCGTTTCCTCGGTGGCGGCGTGGAGCGACACGGCCAGGTTGGGCATCAGCTCTTCGCCGGCCAGCTTGTCCATCATCGGCACCAGGCCCACGGTCGAGAGCGTGACCCGCTTCGGGTGGAGCGCCAGGCCTTCCTTCTCGTTCAGCATCCGCAACGCCTTCATCGTCGAGTCGTAGTTGTGCAGCGGCTCCCCCATGCCCATCAGCACGATGTTGAACGACTTGTCGAGCAGGTCCAGCGACTGGGCGAGCAGCCGCACCTGTGCGGTGATCTCCGCCGCCGACAGGTTGCGAATCAGGCCCATCTTGCCGGTGAGGCAGAACGCGCAGCCCATCGCGCAGCCCACCTGCGTGGACACACAGAAGGTCTGCGCGGGCGTGTCCGGGATGAACACCGACTCGATCAGCCGTCCATCCGCCATCTTGAGGACGAACTTCTGCGTGCCGTCTGAAGAGATGTCGCGCTTGACAATGGCCGGGATCGAGACCGTGGCCTTTTCGACCAGCGCCGCCCGCAGCTCCTGGCCCAGATCCGTCATCTGCGCGAAGTCGGTGACGCCGCGCCGCCAGATCCAGCGGTAGATCTGCTTGGCGTGAAAGCGCTTGTGGCCGAGCGACTCGACGAACGACTCGAGGTCGCTCAACTCCATGCCGGCAAGGTCCACGCGCTCTGGCGCCATCCTCCCAGTGTAGCGAAGTTGAATCTGCGGCCGTTTTGAATCTGCGGCCCGGCCATTGGCTTACTGCATGAAACGGGCGCGAACCGAGGCCAGCGTCCGCGTCATCGACTCGCGGGCCGTGCTGTTGACGATCGGGCGGATCAGCGCGCCGATGATGGGCGGCAGGTCGCGGCTGAGCGTCAGCGACTCAATCTCCACGATCACGCCGTCTCCCGCCTGCTGGTAGCGCCAGTAGGAGTTGAGCCGCCACATGTAACCGTGGTCGTTCCCTTCAGGAAGGGCCCGCTCCTGCGGCGTGCCGGCATTCTCGATCTCGACGATGCGCGTCGAGATGCTGTTGCTGTAGGCGCGATCCGGCGAGAGGCGGTGGTAGTCCACGTCGTACTCGGTGTCGTAGACCACCGTCACGAACTTGGTGCGGCGCAGCCGGAGGAACACCTTCTGCGAATCCCCATCCCGCGCCACCACGCGGGACGACAGGACATCCTCCTGCTTGTGCTTGTCGGACTGCGGTTCCTGCAGCACCTTCAGCAGCAGGTCCAGCGACACCTTGGGAACGAACACGGTGCCGCGCCAGTGGTTGATCAGGCCGCCTTCGATGGCAATCTCGCTCGCCGAGTCGTCTCGCGCCACGCCGCGCGTCACCACAACCTCGCCCCGGCGCAGCGCCGCCATCGTCCTGGCCTGCTGCGCCGCCGGCTGCCGATCGATGTCGAGGAACGGGCCGGGTTCGCGCAGCTCCTTGCCGATGCGCGCCTCGACCGCGGCGACGTAGCGCGCGAAGCCTTGCGCCGTTTTCAGTTGCAGAATTGCTTCCAGCGTGTCCGCGGAAGCGGTGGTGGCGATCGCCGCCAGCCCGGCCACGACCATGGCGCGGCACACATTTCCCGTCATCGTCGCGTCGTCTCCTGGAGGTACAACGCGCGCGCATTCACGCCGCTGGTGATGACAAAGGTCATGGCCATCCCGGCGATGCCAAAGATACCTCCGAGATCGAACAAACGGACCTCGAAAAGTTCAAAGGGCCTGACGATGGGAGCGGCGATCAGGGCGACGGCGCCCGCCGCCAGCACGAGGCGCAATTCGGTCGGCCCGACGCCGAGAAACGCCATCTTGAAGATGCCCCGGGCATGGGTGGCCAGGTAGGCCTCGGCCGACACCAGGAAGAACGCCGCGACGACCAGCGCGGCAATGAGCGGGCTCATGTGTCCCGACGCGGCAATTCCGGCGAACAGCATGGCGGTGCCGGCCAGGTCGATCACGTGGTCCACGTAGTAGCCGTAGCGGGGCCGCAGCTGGTTGCGGACGCGCGCGACCGTGCCGTCGAGGCTGTCGCCGAACCAGTTGAGGGCCAGACTGATGGCCACAAGGCCCGCACCAGCAACGGGATCCGACCGGGTGAGCCAGAAGGACGCGCCGGCGCCGGCCATGGCCGCCAGCCCGAGCGCCGAGAGGTGATCGGAGTGAACCCAGCGGGGCAGGCGCTCGGCAATCCAGATCAGCAGACGTTTTTCAGACGCCGCGAGCAAGCTCTTGTGCAGACGAACGTGGGTGGCGGTTGGCATTTCGAAATCTCCCTCACTTCGAAATGTGCAAATGGCGCCCAAAGCGGCTCAAGTGATATGATCTCGAAGTAACTCTTTCTGCCGTAACCACTTAATCTGCGGCAGGTTCCCACGTGTCCGAGCCCAATATCCGTCGCGCCGTGCTTGCCAACGGTGTCCGTCTTGCCACCGAGCGGATGCCGCACGTGCGATCGGTGGCCATCGGCATCTGGCTCACCCGCGGGTCGCGTCATGAACCGCCGGAGAACATGGGCATCGCGCACTTCGTCGAGCACATGCTCTTCAAGGGCACGCCCACGCGATCCGCGGAAGAAATTGCGCAGCAGGTGGATTCGATCGGCGGCCAGATCGACGCCTTCACCTCGAAGGAATACGCCGGCTACTACCTGAAGGTGCTCGACGAGCACCTGCCGCTCGCCGTCGAGATTCTCGCCGACCTGATCAGCAACCCGCTGTTCGACGAAGAGGACATCGAGAAAGAGAAGAAGGTCATTCTCGAAGAGATCAAGATGGTCGAGGACACCCCCGACGATCTGGTCCACGAAATCTTCGCGGAAGGCTTCTGGTTCGACCATCCGCTGGGCCGCCCCATTCTCGGCACGCCGGCCAGCGTCCAGGCCCTCGATCGCGCCACGCTCAAGCGCTACTTCGCCAACACCTACGTCGCCGGGAACTTCGTCGTCGTCGCGGTCGGCAACCTCGAGCACGACAACGTGCAGGGCCTGCTCGAGCGCGCGCTGGCGAACATTCCGCATCACGGCCCGGCCGCGGAGCAGACGGCGCCGGTCGTCGCGTCCACGATCCAGATCCGGAAGAAGGAGCTCGAACAGAGCCACGTCGTGTTCGGCACGCCGGCCCTCCCGCAGCACCATCCGGAACGCTACGCGGGCTACGCGCTCAACACGACGCTGGGTGGTTCCATGAGCTCGCGCCTGTTCCAGAACGTCCGCGAGAAGCGCGGGCTGGCCTACGCGGTGTTTTCAGGACTCTCGGCCTACCAGGACTCCGGCGCCTTGAGCATTTATGCCGGCTGCTCCAACTCCGCGGTGGCCGAGCTGATCGACGTGGTGGTCGCCGAGATTCGCCAGATGAAGGCCGGTGGCCTCGACCCGGTGGAGTTGCGGCGCGCCAAGGATCATCTCAAGGGCTCGCTGATGCTCGGGCTCGAAAGCACGTCGAGCCGGATGTCGCACCTCGCCCGGCAGGAAATGTACCGGGACCGCACCGACGGCCTCGATGAGATGCTGGCGTCGATCGAGCGCGTGACGGCAGAGGACGTGCTGAGGCTGGCCGATCGCTTTTTCGTCAATGGGTCGCTCGCGGTTACCGTGCTCGGGAACGTGAACGGCCTGAAGGTTACACAGGACAGCTTGGCACTATGAGGGCGCAACGCTGATGGCTGAGGGTCGAAGCTGACATGATTCAGCGTTACACCAACCCCGAAATGGGTCGCATCTGGAGCGAGCAGCGCAAGTACGAAAGCTGGCTCCAGGTGGAAATCGCGGCGGCCGAGGCCATGGCCGAGGCCGGCATCATCCCCGTCGAGGCGGCCCGGGACCTGCGGGCGAAGGGCGCCTTCGACATCGCACGCATCGACGAAATCGAGAAGGTCACCCAGCACGACGTCATCGCCTTCACCACCTCGGTGGCCGAGAAGGTCGGGCCGTCGGCCCGCTGGCTCCACTTCGGCCTCACCTCATCCGACGTCGTGGACACCGCGCAGGCGCTGCAGATGGTCGAAGCCTGCGACCTCATCCTGAAAGACATGGCGGGACTTGCCGAGGCCATCAAGATCCGCGCCGCCGAGCACAAGCACACGCCGATGATCGGGCGGACGCACGGCGTGCATGCCGAGGTGATGACCTTCGGCTTGAAGCTGGCGCTGTGGTACGCCGACCTCGGCCGCTCGGTCGAGCGCGTGCGGCGGGCGCGCGACGGCGTGCGCGTCGGCATGATTTCGGGCGCCGTCGGCACGTTTGCGCATCTCGATCCCTCGATCGAGGAGGCGGTCTGTCGCCGGCTCGGCCTCGAGCCGGACGCGGTGTCGTCGCAGGTGATCCAGCGCGATCGCCACGCCGAGCTGATGAGCGCGATGGCCATCACCGCCGCCACGCTCGAGAAGTTCGCGCTCGAGATTCGCGGCCTGCAGAAGACCGAGATCGGCGAGGTCGAAGAGCCGTTCGGCAAGGGGCAGAAGGGCTCGTCGGCGATGCCGCACAAGCGCAACCCGATCGGCTGCGAGCAGATCGTCGGCCTGGCCCGCCTGCTGCGCGGCAACGCCATGGCCGCCTTCGAGAACGTGGCGCTGTGGCACGAACGCGACATCTCGCACTCGTCGGTCGAGCGCGTGATCCTGCCCGACAGCTTCATCGCCCTCGATCACATGCTCCGCCGCTTTACCCGCATCGTGACCGGCATGGTGGTGTATCCCGGGCGCATGCTCGAGAACCTGAACCGCTCGCGCGGCGTGGTGTTTTCGGGGCAGGTCCTGCTGGAGCTGGCGCGCCACGGCGTCTCGCGCGAGCAGGCCTACGAGTGGGTGCAGCGCAACGCCATGCGCTCGTTCCACGAGCACACCGACTTCAAGCCGCTGCTGCTGGCCGATGACGACATCGGCAAGGTGCTGCCGGCGGCCGAGATTGAAAAGGCGTTCGACTTGAAGGAGCAGCTCCGCAACGTCGACACCGTGTTTTCACGTGTCTTTGGAGGATAACGAATGCGTGCCCGTGTCTATGTGACCCTGAAACCCTCGGTGTTCGATCCACAGGGCCGCGTGGTGGCTGACGCGCTCGTCACGCTCGGCTACCAGGACGTGCAGGACGTGCGGCAAGGCAAGTTCTTCGAGGTCGAGCTCGCTGCCGCCGACGCCGCCACGGCCAAGGCCCGGGTCACCGAGATGGCCGACAAGCTGCTCGCCAACCCGGTAATCGAGAGCTATCGCGTCGAGGTCTTCGAATGAAGTTCTCGGTCGTCGTGTTTCCCGGGTCGAACTCGGACTACGACGCGTTCTACGCCGCCTCGCACGTGCTCGGGGAAGACGCCGCGCTGGTGTGGCACAAGGACACCGACCTGCAGGGCGCCGACGTGGTGATTCTCCCCGGCGGCTTCGCC contains:
- a CDS encoding CDP-alcohol phosphatidyltransferase family protein codes for the protein MPTATHVRLHKSLLAASEKRLLIWIAERLPRWVHSDHLSALGLAAMAGAGASFWLTRSDPVAGAGLVAISLALNWFGDSLDGTVARVRNQLRPRYGYYVDHVIDLAGTAMLFAGIAASGHMSPLIAALVVAAFFLVSAEAYLATHARGIFKMAFLGVGPTELRLVLAAGAVALIAAPIVRPFELFEVRLFDLGGIFGIAGMAMTFVITSGVNARALYLQETTRR
- a CDS encoding DUF362 domain-containing protein encodes the protein MTRSKVAILKTSPATVLRDTHAVMNLAGYQDVIAKDADTALKVNISWHFFFPGCSTTPWQLDGVIRAMKQDGYDPSLIHACHNRTVVIDAHLGEAENKQLPVVRAHGIRNVHLYEGNEPWINVRDAVGSELADRFLCLNQVYPDGFMIPKRFIGENIIHLPTVKTHVFTTTTGAMKNAFGGLLNERRHWTHPVIHETLVDLLMIQKKIHRGVFAVMDGTFAGDGPGPRCMVPHVKNVMLASSDQVAIDAVAAKLMGMDPMSIKYIRLAHDRGLGCGDPRDLEIVGDLEAAKENWQFTGPFKNMTFASKMQHHIYWGPLRKPIEWSLKTVLAPWAYIASVIYHDSFWYPMNAERQMREALASPWGRLFENWEKLTPDANGFPQVGESPAAITRAGMHAFKQSLGILGTCIAEAPEFASRKRRQQPKSVS
- a CDS encoding STAS domain-containing protein codes for the protein MEIVERTVNEVTVLDLKGKMTLGEGDELLKDKINSLLAAGKKKLLLNLEGVPYIDSAGLGEVVRTYTTVSRQGGSLKLLNLTKRIEDLLSITKLLTVFDTFDSEAEAVKSYK
- the rpsU gene encoding 30S ribosomal protein S21; this translates as MAEVKLQEGESIESALRRFKRKVQQEDIIKDIKKHSFYLKPGDKRRAKQALARKRNRKKARRESE
- the rlmN gene encoding 23S rRNA (adenine(2503)-C(2))-methyltransferase RlmN — protein: MAPERVDLAGMELSDLESFVESLGHKRFHAKQIYRWIWRRGVTDFAQMTDLGQELRAALVEKATVSIPAIVKRDISSDGTQKFVLKMADGRLIESVFIPDTPAQTFCVSTQVGCAMGCAFCLTGKMGLIRNLSAAEITAQVRLLAQSLDLLDKSFNIVLMGMGEPLHNYDSTMKALRMLNEKEGLALHPKRVTLSTVGLVPMMDKLAGEELMPNLAVSLHAATEETRAAIVPLNKKYSMQDVIDACKRFPLSKRRRIMFEYVMLAGVNDSPQDARKLVKVLSGVKAKVNLLPLNAAPGIPFERPSDEAINTFAKILADRGLNVSVRKSRGRDIRAACGQLIVEGQGGKGAKSA
- a CDS encoding alpha/beta hydrolase-fold protein; protein product: MPKALLVLLALTLIGCAGEPQTWTALKRQLPDLDSDQREAAVERFVAAKGGTPVIENQTRLVFFAKDVNGVTPRVVGDFNAWAATPQGYDMAIGKMTRIDGTSWSYLEGTSYTNARAEYVFFFDKDTVADPLNPRTVQAYAGPRSEIRMPFWEAQPEVDDTAPVPAGELIAETVTSRSLGGPRRVWFYLPPGYPSTALGAGAAATDTLYPVIYVLDGANYVEKMDVPRVLDRLIARRAIPPVIAVFSEPGDRQEEYSRNPKWRAFMSSELVPLVDKRFRTFPAPDHRIILGSSLAGYGAVDLAVEYPSLFGLCASIAPPEQVASLIANQAKARASAVSIRFFVLGGVYDAMIDGARRLRTTLDGVNAPVAYLEVPEGHNTNTFRNHIDDAVNALLTP
- a CDS encoding pitrilysin family protein, which encodes MLANGVRLATERMPHVRSVAIGIWLTRGSRHEPPENMGIAHFVEHMLFKGTPTRSAEEIAQQVDSIGGQIDAFTSKEYAGYYLKVLDEHLPLAVEILADLISNPLFDEEDIEKEKKVILEEIKMVEDTPDDLVHEIFAEGFWFDHPLGRPILGTPASVQALDRATLKRYFANTYVAGNFVVVAVGNLEHDNVQGLLERALANIPHHGPAAEQTAPVVASTIQIRKKELEQSHVVFGTPALPQHHPERYAGYALNTTLGGSMSSRLFQNVREKRGLAYAVFSGLSAYQDSGALSIYAGCSNSAVAELIDVVVAEIRQMKAGGLDPVELRRAKDHLKGSLMLGLESTSSRMSHLARQEMYRDRTDGLDEMLASIERVTAEDVLRLADRFFVNGSLAVTVLGNVNGLKVTQDSLAL
- a CDS encoding decaprenyl-phosphate phosphoribosyltransferase; the protein is MGTRSEVANLIVSLRPDQWTKNLIVFAALIFAVKLLDPAALALASAAFLIFCVLSGCVYLINDVSDREADRRHPLKRLRPIASGALGAGTALAWAIGLSVAALAAAYALRPVFALTAAAYLALFVLYTHVLKHVVILDVMTIAIGFVLRAVAGGLVIGVPISDWLLVCTILLALFLGLAKRRHEITALADGASGHRRILEEYDPYLLDQMIAIVAAATLVVYVIYCASPETAERFGTPLLVLTTPFPIYGIFRYLYLVHRKHGGGSPSDMLLRDRPLLSCVALWGIAVVLIIYRPYAS
- the purD gene encoding phosphoribosylamine--glycine ligase yields the protein MRILVIGSGAREHALSWKLGQEPQVDYLLCAPGNPGMHVESGADVASGFSRTIPFNTVPLDILDIDAVVQLVERERIDLTVVGPEAPLGRGLADRLAAEGRRVFGPTRAAAQLETSKAFAKDFMARHRVPTAHYRVCTSAEEATAAIRSGEFGDALVVKADGLAAGKGVVVAPDRATAEAAVHAAMVDRSFGDAGARVVLEEMLTGPEVSFFVVADGEDFVPLLSAQDHKRIFDNDEGPNTGGMGAFCPSPLMSAALQERVVREIVRPVLNGMAAEGTPYRGFLYCGLMLTPTGPKVIEFNVRFGDPEAQVVLPLLKEPLAPVLLAAARGELKSPSSVPSAALVDPAASVSVGVVLAAHGYPGDVRSGDVITGLDEVARDCPDVLVFHAGVKQRGNDLVTAGGRVLTVVATAPSFAIAIARAYEAASKIHFDGMQFRRDIGAKAIGAG